One genomic window of Halovivax cerinus includes the following:
- a CDS encoding flippase, whose protein sequence is MSFREMMGSGEPLRRSVLFLVGVAFAGAVVGKGIRYLIQFVIARGLGPEAVGFFAMGLVVVKIGSRFAQAGLDKAAEKYVSIHEGDGESRTVTGVVLTTVGYSIAFGGVTVVVLVALTELSIGFFDAYRSVIRSFVLAIPLLALMEIGMHATRGFKETKYSVYTREFIQSGVALGCIAVAAFVFTSLQLVIYAYVLSLAVGVVAVGYYLYRLGAFESIGNPNFQSREILLFSLPLLFAGVTSYAASWVDILILGVFASPRAVGVYQIAFQTSMLITIVLNATNVIFPSIIAESYHQRDTERLDAFYISITKWTAYLTCLGAAFVVVFAEEIMRLFGPAFSAGAVALSVLAVGQATVAATGPGGNVLKMTNYERIELYNAAGMLFVNAALNVWLIQLYGVLGAAIATAFSLTLLNVVRLVEVRYFVGPTPYNRSYWKGGLSLVPAVATFVAFSKAFGGPLWIGVAAVTGTIAFGTTITLLGLEDGDRRLLESIGERAG, encoded by the coding sequence GTGTCGTTTCGAGAAATGATGGGGAGCGGCGAGCCGCTCCGGCGATCGGTCCTGTTCCTCGTCGGCGTCGCGTTCGCGGGCGCCGTCGTTGGAAAGGGGATTCGCTACCTCATCCAGTTCGTAATCGCCCGCGGGCTGGGGCCGGAGGCCGTCGGGTTCTTCGCGATGGGGCTGGTCGTCGTGAAGATCGGATCGCGGTTCGCGCAGGCTGGACTGGACAAAGCGGCCGAAAAGTACGTCTCGATCCACGAAGGGGACGGTGAGAGTCGAACGGTTACCGGCGTGGTTCTCACGACGGTCGGCTATTCGATCGCCTTCGGTGGTGTGACCGTCGTCGTACTCGTTGCACTCACAGAACTGTCCATCGGCTTCTTCGACGCGTATCGATCGGTGATTCGATCGTTCGTCCTCGCGATACCACTCCTCGCGTTGATGGAGATCGGCATGCACGCCACGAGAGGGTTCAAAGAAACCAAGTACTCCGTGTACACGCGAGAGTTTATCCAGAGTGGTGTCGCGCTGGGTTGTATTGCCGTGGCCGCGTTCGTATTCACGAGCCTGCAACTGGTGATCTACGCGTACGTCCTTTCGCTGGCCGTTGGCGTCGTCGCAGTCGGATATTATCTGTATCGGCTCGGCGCGTTCGAGTCGATCGGGAACCCGAACTTTCAGTCCCGTGAAATTCTGCTCTTCTCGCTCCCGCTACTGTTCGCCGGCGTCACCTCCTACGCCGCTTCCTGGGTCGATATCCTCATTCTCGGCGTCTTCGCCAGCCCCAGAGCGGTCGGCGTCTACCAGATTGCGTTTCAGACCTCCATGCTAATCACGATCGTGTTGAACGCGACCAACGTCATCTTTCCCAGTATCATCGCCGAGTCCTACCACCAGCGTGACACGGAACGGCTGGACGCGTTCTACATCTCGATCACGAAGTGGACGGCATACCTGACCTGCCTCGGCGCCGCGTTCGTGGTCGTCTTCGCCGAAGAGATTATGCGACTCTTCGGTCCAGCCTTCAGTGCCGGCGCCGTCGCGCTCAGCGTCCTGGCCGTCGGGCAGGCGACCGTAGCAGCCACTGGGCCGGGTGGGAACGTCCTGAAGATGACCAACTACGAGCGGATAGAGCTCTACAACGCCGCAGGAATGTTGTTCGTCAACGCGGCGTTGAACGTTTGGCTGATCCAGTTGTACGGTGTCTTGGGGGCCGCAATCGCGACGGCGTTTTCGTTAACCCTCCTGAACGTGGTTCGACTGGTGGAGGTCCGATACTTCGTCGGACCGACCCCTTACAACCGGTCCTACTGGAAAGGCGGCCTCTCTCTCGTTCCCGCCGTTGCGACGTTCGTCGCGTTCTCGAAAGCCTTCGGCGGTCCGCTGTGGATTGGAGTCGCTGCCGTGACCGGAACGATCGCGTTCGGCACAACGATCACCCTGCTCGGACTGGAAGACGGGGACCGACGCCTGCTCGAATCCATCGGCGAACGAGCCGGTTAG
- a CDS encoding glycosyltransferase family 4 protein → MTTASSEPRVVLLSQYYRPDTSANAGVLTELASGLADRGVDVSVVTTQPSYTADDRASKRPADEVIDGVHVRRLPATRFDRNDGVAKRMLNELTFFLVASAFLFVRQRGDVVLLPTAPSFLPVATVPLRWRGYRPVPIVMDLYPEMAVALGYIDAGGIVHRAWEWANRRAYRRAVVTVTIGERMAERIQERYGPVPVAVIHNWEDGDEIEPIPKAENEFARKHGFDADLTVLYSGNLGRHHELESVVHAARLLEADGVDGVEFVFIGDGGKKERLQALAREHDLDSVSFLPYQPTSVLPQSLTSGDVALVTMDEAVEGLCVPSKFYTALASGQTILAVAPKSAEIARIVDRHDCGVTVEPGESGAIADAVREWLENREDVADTGARSRTVFDERYTKEVAIQSYLALIRRVVHPSPPSPTVKPSESPSR, encoded by the coding sequence ATGACCACCGCGTCGTCCGAACCGCGCGTCGTTCTCCTGTCACAGTATTATCGCCCCGATACGTCCGCGAACGCGGGCGTGCTGACCGAACTCGCGTCCGGCCTCGCCGACCGCGGCGTCGACGTCTCCGTCGTCACTACCCAGCCGTCGTACACGGCGGACGACCGCGCGTCGAAACGGCCAGCCGACGAGGTCATCGACGGCGTACACGTTCGCCGGTTGCCCGCAACCCGGTTCGACCGAAACGACGGCGTCGCGAAGCGAATGCTCAACGAACTCACGTTCTTCCTCGTCGCGTCCGCGTTCCTCTTCGTTCGCCAGCGCGGCGACGTCGTGCTGTTGCCGACGGCCCCATCGTTTCTCCCCGTGGCAACTGTCCCTCTACGCTGGCGAGGGTATCGACCCGTCCCGATCGTGATGGACCTCTATCCGGAGATGGCCGTCGCCCTCGGCTATATCGACGCAGGAGGAATCGTACACCGGGCGTGGGAGTGGGCGAATCGGCGGGCGTATCGGCGGGCCGTCGTCACCGTGACCATCGGCGAGCGGATGGCCGAGCGGATCCAGGAACGCTACGGACCTGTCCCGGTGGCGGTTATTCACAACTGGGAGGACGGCGACGAGATCGAACCGATTCCGAAGGCCGAAAACGAGTTCGCCCGGAAACACGGGTTCGACGCGGACCTGACGGTCCTGTACTCCGGGAACCTCGGTCGCCACCACGAACTCGAAAGCGTCGTTCACGCGGCCCGGCTGCTGGAAGCCGACGGCGTCGACGGAGTCGAATTCGTCTTCATCGGTGACGGCGGCAAGAAAGAGCGGCTGCAGGCGCTCGCCCGGGAACACGACCTCGACTCCGTCTCCTTTCTCCCCTACCAGCCCACGTCCGTCCTCCCGCAGTCTCTCACGAGCGGTGACGTCGCCCTGGTGACGATGGACGAGGCCGTCGAGGGGCTTTGTGTGCCAAGCAAGTTCTACACCGCGCTCGCGAGCGGACAGACTATCCTCGCCGTGGCCCCAAAATCCGCCGAAATCGCCCGCATCGTCGATCGACACGACTGTGGCGTCACCGTCGAACCGGGCGAGTCGGGAGCGATCGCCGACGCCGTTCGCGAGTGGCTCGAGAATCGTGAGGACGTAGCCGATACGGGTGCCCGTTCGAGAACGGTCTTCGACGAGAGGTACACGAAAGAAGTCGCCATCCAGTCGTATCTCGCGCTAATTCGACGCGTCGTCCACCCTTCACCGCCGTCACCTACGGTGAAACCGTCGGAATCGCCCTCGAGGTAG